A window from Cygnus olor isolate bCygOlo1 chromosome 13, bCygOlo1.pri.v2, whole genome shotgun sequence encodes these proteins:
- the NEXMIF gene encoding neurite extension and migration factor isoform X2, with product MDDQQEQDCASEDQETILINGVKENEPRAPDGEERLCGDAAVTFPALTAAPKEPQACHRVLPPLPSKKPCSLSPPSPLRLTDVPEHASDDSSAHAISLTSCVTKGMSSWSLPGDCEKAPFSMMEPGGMSALTGDCLMQPSRTCLGCFIESKDGIDAEPGISLKVGDINRDYDTCSVSDIGIHCMSTGETMRYGDQLLSDQLLSFPMHKSRAADKRDAEKSDSDSEDPTQKNYYEGLLLDKCNGEEPLLTNPNQEWGYFESFISESKIELLDLCSKNELSVNLFSEEDVDNYMFDDDDSTLGSDVCSLKIRYESFQDNVREKTTALQEDAQFNFFPSVFGNCTKRDSRSTLKRGPGGATDPSQFKSEEGIIWGEEEEDGEEEDGEEEEKAALNKSCNSTEVVQYVGSKRSHFLDSVNSTEDSGEFSDDSTCTESSFDVLRDIKDCSRYLSRDHSSSFIQQNYGLRAKRKVRYSDDYLYDVDSIENEKILDKKEWLPDGPKEEDDDEWCPKKRRKVSRKEPPVIIKYIIINRFKGEKHMLVKLSKVDANETTVTLNEELLSKYEKLAPLKGFWQERQQSRLDLLRSSLYHKQNFYLNGSDASFLPHPRKRKCKLANRHRIQRIKAIEQSVNKLGSCSSDHKQPCSSKEDAGLKGLQALAIATPSCANGLHVNDITGIAAVKCKSQEREYKGTERKVLRRIKFKSEARLKCKKIKAATNMTEGCPALENQDSAARLKDENVPCASDSSHLPECHEDKIAKNSAFLPSTSSSDKPLPSANITTNVPLIPGGYLQTLLDASDLSSSTGISYFTQHPSEQQHPLPSIVPADKPFAGLQPSQSCVLSPPSESELQQSPGHLEMEQSSFGSMWPASKAAGSNRQEFAGELREAAALSGEFSSAAGTDGLPASSYPPVNLNSSKLLYQKNYVPDSQQVQSDDSYQSCHFNNGEGRFHFQRGTLSTDDGRLISFDSVGSLSVSSSNYSSLSLKSCEKDGEDDINDDFLAHCSPKLVIQQSIDEITPLKESTDLLDISNFTPDKFRQSSLSEMSPPDTPNLSPQIAGSDTKPLGTLKGFPESTQAALSSSEKVKWNCGVLQTEDQADNGFTLNNHQFQFHMFNDEDSVSLLEKSPCLSTFNEPSGQISTNSKVSKSKRKSSSSKNVGTNQSSSQKTTRKKSPKTNKGTEKPQGKNSRQAPRSTRKGKNGAGLNGEKAQAGGSRAINQLAGPALAAKGLAEGIQHCGPATGKLGKHNGLAGEWALGKDSSAGWSETGLGNTTGLLDDDQREFEEPSNILSNIASGMADVQRFMMASIEPLWGPVGHNSVPDIFRSPESNSLKLKTLKILAGTPQESKKKANGGSPGTAKNHKSNNKGSSKNGKAAACDPGRPNCSTGYNTDIHSPFFDKNYSNLSTLGNNGPTHKKLYRHKSSSKSLRDENCKIKRTDREQTHKDPPVTASFEKLRESDSILLKAETTFLVFPVFEEETPFSRKKTFDVCFFFPFVFFVCFFQNMPCGMLKCKC from the exons ATGGATGACCAACAAGAGCAGGATTGTGCCTCAGAAGACCAAGAAACTATCCTGATTAATGGGGTGAAAGAAAATG AGCCACGTGCCCCGGATGGCGAGGAGAGGCTGTGCGGCGATGCCGCCGTCACCTTCCCAGCCCTGACGGCAGCTCCGAAGGAACCCCAGGCGTGCCACCGCGTGCTGCCACCCCTGCCTTCGAAGAAGCCCTGCTCACTGAGCCCGCCGTCCCCACTGCGGCTCACCGATGTCCCCGAGCACGCGTCAGACGACTCCTCGGCCCACGCCATCTCCCTCACATCCTGCGTGACGAAGGGCATGAGCTCCTGGTCGCTGCCGGGTGACTGCGAGAAGGCTCCCTTCAGCATGATGGAGCCGGGAGGCATGTCCGCCCTGACCGGGGACTGCCTAATGCAGCCGAGCCGGACCTGCCTGGGCTGCTTCATTGAATCAAAGGACGGCATTGATGCAGAGCCGGGCATAAGCTTGAAAGTGGGGGATATAAATAGGGATTATGACACCTGTTCGGTCTCTGATATAGGGATTCACTGCATGAGCACAGGAGAAACCATGAGATATGGGGATCAACTGCTTTCAGACCAGCTTTTAAGCTTCCCTATGCATAAATCGAGGGCAGCGGAcaaaagagatgcagaaaaatCCGACAGTGATTCAGAGGACCCCACTCAGAAAAATTATTACGAGGGATTACTATTAGACAAATGCAATGGTGAGGAGCCCTTACTAACAAATCCCAACCAGGAATGGGGCTATTTTGAATCTTTCATTAGCGAAAGTAAAATTGAGCTGCTTGACCTCTGCTCCAAAAATGAGCTTtctgtaaatctgttttctgaggAAGATGTGGATAATTACATGTTTGATGATGATGATTCGACCTTGGGAAGCGACGTCTGCTCCTTAAAGATCAGATATGAGTCTTTCCAGGACAACGTCCGGGAGAAGACCACAGCCCTACAAGAGGACGCCCAGTTCAACTTCTTCCCCAGCGTCTTTGGCAACTGCACCAAAAGGGACAGCAGGAGCACCCTGAAAAGGGGGCCCGGTGGTGCCACCGACCCTTCTCAATTCAAGTCTGAGGAAGGCATCatctggggggaggaggaggaggatggcgAGGAAGAGGAtggcgaggaggaggagaaagctgCCTTAAATAAATCTTGCAACAGCACGGAAGTGGTGCAGTATGTGGGCTCCAAAAGGAGCCACTTCTTGGACTCTGTGAATTCCACAGAGGACTCTGGGGAGTTCAGCGACGACAGCACGTGCACGGAGTCTTCCTTCGATGTGCTGCGGGATATAAAGGACTGCAGCCGGTACCTGTCCCGGGACCACTCCAGCTCCTTCATCCAGCAGAACTACGGGCTGCGGGCGAAGAGGAAAGTGCGATACAGCGACGACTACCTGTACGATGTGGACTCCATCGAGAATGAGAAGATCCTGGATAAGAAGGAGTGGCTCCCGGACGGGCCCAAGGAGGAGGATGATGACGAGTGGTGCCCCAAGAAACGTCGAAAAGTCTCTCGCAAGGAGCCCCCCGTTATCATCAAGTACATCATCATTAACAGGTTTAAAGGGGAGAAGCATATGCTGGTGAAGCTCAGCAAAGTGGATGCCAACGAGACAACTGTTACCCTGAACGAGGAGCTGCTCAGCAAATACGAAAAGCTGGCCCCATTGAAGGGCTTCTGGCAAGAGAGGCAGCAGAGCCGGCTGGATTTGCTCAGATCGTCTCTCTACCACAAGCAGAATTTCTATCTTAACGGCTCAGATGCTTCATTCCTCCCTCACCCACGGAAGCGAAAATGCAAGCTAGCAAACAGGCACAGGATTCAAAGAATTAAAGCCATTGAACAGTCAGTGAACAAGCTGGGCTCTTGCTCCTCTGATCACAAGCAGCCTTGCAGCAGCAAGGAGGATGCAGGCCTGAAAGGGCTGCAGGCATTAGCCATCGCCACCCCCAGCTGTGCGAACGGATTACATGTAAATGACATCACAGGCATTGCTGCCGTGAAATGCAAATCACAGGAACGGGAATACAAGGGGACGGAGAGGAAAGTGCTCCGCAGGATCAAATTCAAAAGTGAAGCCAGgttgaaatgcaagaaaatcaAAGCTGCTACCAACATGACGGAGGGCTGCCCGGCTCTGGAAAACCAGGACTCTGCAGCACGGCTGAAGGACGAAAATGTTCCATGTGCTTCAGACAGCTCCCATCTCCCGGAGTGCCATGAGGATAAGATTGctaaaaattctgctttcctaCCATCCACCTCCTCTTCAGACAAGCCTCTGCCATCTGCTAATATCACCACCAATGTACCCCTGATCCCTGGAGGCTATCTGCAGACGCTGTTAGATGCTTCGGATTTGTCAAGCAGCACCGGCATCTCGTACTTCACCCAGCAcccctctgagcagcagcacccactcCCCAGCATCGTCCCAGCAGACAAGCCGTTCGCCGGCCTGCAGCCATCGCAGAGCTGCGTGCTGTCCCCGCCGTCCGAGTCTGAGCTGCAGCAGTCCCCCGGCCACCTGGagatggagcagagcagcttcGGCAGCATGTGGCCGGCGAGCAAAGCTGCCGGCAGCAATCGGCAGGAATTCGCCGGAGAGCTGCGGGAGGCCGCGGCGCTGTCGGGAGAGTTCAGCAGTGCTGCGGGCACTGATGGCCTCCCGGCCTCCAGCTACCCTCCAGTCAAtctgaacagcagcaaattGCTCTACCAAAAAAATTATGTGCCGGATAGCCAACAAGTGCAGTCTGATGATTCTTATCAGTCGTGTCATTTTAATAATGGAGAGGGGCGCTTTCATTTCCAGCGAGGTACACTAAGTACAGATGATGGCAGACTCATTAGTTTTGATTCAGTGGGTTCATTGTCAGTTAGTTCTAGCAATTATAGTTCTTTAAGTTTAAAGTCTTGCGAAAAGGACGGCGAGGATGATATTAATGACGATTTCTTGGCCCACTGCAGTCCCAAGCTAGTGATCCAGCAAAGCATAGATGAAATCACCCCTTTGAAGGAGTCCACGGACCTTTTAGACATTTCCAACTTCACACCCGATAAGTTCCGCCAGTCGTCGCTTTCGGAGATGTCCCCTCCGGACACTCCCAACCTTTCCCCACAGATAGCCGGCTCCGACACCAAACCCCTGGGCACCCTGAAGGGCTTCCCGGAGAGCACCCAGGCCGCTCTGAGCAGCTCCGAGAAGGTCAAGTGGAACTGCGGGGTCCTGCAGACCGAAGATCAGGCGGATAATGGGTTTACTTTAAATAATCACCAGTTTCAGTTCCATATGTTCAATGATGAAGATTCTGTCAGCCTTCTTGAAAAAAGTCCGTGCTTGTCAACATTTAATGAGCCATCTGGTCAAATTAGCACCAATAGCAAAGTGTCAAAATCTAAGAGGAAAAGTTCATCCAGCAAGAATGTGGGTACAAACCAAAGTTCTTCCCAGAAAACCACCAGGAAAAAATCTCCCAAAACCAACAAAGGCACCGAGAAGCCCCAAGGGAAGAACTCCAGGCAGGCACCCAGATCCACCAGGAAGGGGAAGAACGGAGCGGGCCTCAACGGCGAGAAGGCCCAAGCAGGCGGCAGCAGAGCCATCAACCAGCTTGCTGGCCCGGCCTTGGCAGCCAAGGGGCTTGCTGAGGGCATTCAGCATTGTGGCCCAGCCACCGGGAAGCTGGGCAAGCACAACGGCCTGGCTGGAGAGTGGGCTCTGGGGAAGGACAGCAGTGCGGGCTGGTCAGAAACGGGCCTGGGGAACACCACCGGCCTGCTGGATGACGACCAGAGGGAGTTCGAGGAGCCCTCCAACATCCTGTCCAACATCGCCTCGGGGATGGCAGATGTCCAGAGGTTCATGATGGCCTCCATCGAGCCCTTGTGGGGGCCCGTAGGCCACAACAGCGTGCCAGACATATTCCGGTCACCCGAGTCGAACAGCCTGAAACTGAAAACCCTTAAAATTCTGGCAGGGACGCCCCAGGAGTCAAAGAAGAAGGCAAACGGCGGCTCGCCGGGAACGGCGAAGAACCACAAGTCGAACAACAAGGGCTCAAGCAAAAACGGCAAAGCTGCTGCCTGCGACCCTGGTCGCCCCAACTGTTCAACTGGGTACAATACAGACATTCACTCTCCCTTTTTTGATAAAAACTATAGTAACCTGAGCACTTTAGGCAATAACGGACCTACCCATAAAAAACTGTACCGTCATAAATCGAGTTCTAAATCACTGAGGGATgagaactgtaaaataaagcGAACAGACCGCGAACAGACCCATAAGGACCCACCTGTGACAGCTTCTTTTGAGAAACTGAG GGAATCAGACTCCATTCTTCTTAAagcagaaacaacatttttggtTTTTCCTGTATTTGAAGAAGAGACTCCCTTTTCTAGAAAAAAGACGtttgatgtttgtttcttttttccgtttgtttttttcgtttgtttctttcaaaatatgccTTGTGGTATGTTGAAATGTAAGTGCTGA
- the NEXMIF gene encoding neurite extension and migration factor isoform X1, translating into MLARAVSNGDAHWGTGGTLSHLEVWDPHLLLKHFCICLCLFHVAGLILHSPFPASCPSTCGAPHAEPRHQSGVFTAPAWSLVCFIRMKLCFFFSFLFLILTLELENNARRRKRFPEHAVGCMLQLCVSATEQMLRLHPRGDHGLEARPVLAAWLARCSGAWNEQKEVKLMDDQQEQDCASEDQETILINGVKENEPRAPDGEERLCGDAAVTFPALTAAPKEPQACHRVLPPLPSKKPCSLSPPSPLRLTDVPEHASDDSSAHAISLTSCVTKGMSSWSLPGDCEKAPFSMMEPGGMSALTGDCLMQPSRTCLGCFIESKDGIDAEPGISLKVGDINRDYDTCSVSDIGIHCMSTGETMRYGDQLLSDQLLSFPMHKSRAADKRDAEKSDSDSEDPTQKNYYEGLLLDKCNGEEPLLTNPNQEWGYFESFISESKIELLDLCSKNELSVNLFSEEDVDNYMFDDDDSTLGSDVCSLKIRYESFQDNVREKTTALQEDAQFNFFPSVFGNCTKRDSRSTLKRGPGGATDPSQFKSEEGIIWGEEEEDGEEEDGEEEEKAALNKSCNSTEVVQYVGSKRSHFLDSVNSTEDSGEFSDDSTCTESSFDVLRDIKDCSRYLSRDHSSSFIQQNYGLRAKRKVRYSDDYLYDVDSIENEKILDKKEWLPDGPKEEDDDEWCPKKRRKVSRKEPPVIIKYIIINRFKGEKHMLVKLSKVDANETTVTLNEELLSKYEKLAPLKGFWQERQQSRLDLLRSSLYHKQNFYLNGSDASFLPHPRKRKCKLANRHRIQRIKAIEQSVNKLGSCSSDHKQPCSSKEDAGLKGLQALAIATPSCANGLHVNDITGIAAVKCKSQEREYKGTERKVLRRIKFKSEARLKCKKIKAATNMTEGCPALENQDSAARLKDENVPCASDSSHLPECHEDKIAKNSAFLPSTSSSDKPLPSANITTNVPLIPGGYLQTLLDASDLSSSTGISYFTQHPSEQQHPLPSIVPADKPFAGLQPSQSCVLSPPSESELQQSPGHLEMEQSSFGSMWPASKAAGSNRQEFAGELREAAALSGEFSSAAGTDGLPASSYPPVNLNSSKLLYQKNYVPDSQQVQSDDSYQSCHFNNGEGRFHFQRGTLSTDDGRLISFDSVGSLSVSSSNYSSLSLKSCEKDGEDDINDDFLAHCSPKLVIQQSIDEITPLKESTDLLDISNFTPDKFRQSSLSEMSPPDTPNLSPQIAGSDTKPLGTLKGFPESTQAALSSSEKVKWNCGVLQTEDQADNGFTLNNHQFQFHMFNDEDSVSLLEKSPCLSTFNEPSGQISTNSKVSKSKRKSSSSKNVGTNQSSSQKTTRKKSPKTNKGTEKPQGKNSRQAPRSTRKGKNGAGLNGEKAQAGGSRAINQLAGPALAAKGLAEGIQHCGPATGKLGKHNGLAGEWALGKDSSAGWSETGLGNTTGLLDDDQREFEEPSNILSNIASGMADVQRFMMASIEPLWGPVGHNSVPDIFRSPESNSLKLKTLKILAGTPQESKKKANGGSPGTAKNHKSNNKGSSKNGKAAACDPGRPNCSTGYNTDIHSPFFDKNYSNLSTLGNNGPTHKKLYRHKSSSKSLRDENCKIKRTDREQTHKDPPVTASFEKLRESDSILLKAETTFLVFPVFEEETPFSRKKTFDVCFFFPFVFFVCFFQNMPCGMLKCKC; encoded by the exons GTTGGCCAGATGCAGTGGGGCATGGAATGAACAGAAAGAGGTTAAATTGATGGATGACCAACAAGAGCAGGATTGTGCCTCAGAAGACCAAGAAACTATCCTGATTAATGGGGTGAAAGAAAATG AGCCACGTGCCCCGGATGGCGAGGAGAGGCTGTGCGGCGATGCCGCCGTCACCTTCCCAGCCCTGACGGCAGCTCCGAAGGAACCCCAGGCGTGCCACCGCGTGCTGCCACCCCTGCCTTCGAAGAAGCCCTGCTCACTGAGCCCGCCGTCCCCACTGCGGCTCACCGATGTCCCCGAGCACGCGTCAGACGACTCCTCGGCCCACGCCATCTCCCTCACATCCTGCGTGACGAAGGGCATGAGCTCCTGGTCGCTGCCGGGTGACTGCGAGAAGGCTCCCTTCAGCATGATGGAGCCGGGAGGCATGTCCGCCCTGACCGGGGACTGCCTAATGCAGCCGAGCCGGACCTGCCTGGGCTGCTTCATTGAATCAAAGGACGGCATTGATGCAGAGCCGGGCATAAGCTTGAAAGTGGGGGATATAAATAGGGATTATGACACCTGTTCGGTCTCTGATATAGGGATTCACTGCATGAGCACAGGAGAAACCATGAGATATGGGGATCAACTGCTTTCAGACCAGCTTTTAAGCTTCCCTATGCATAAATCGAGGGCAGCGGAcaaaagagatgcagaaaaatCCGACAGTGATTCAGAGGACCCCACTCAGAAAAATTATTACGAGGGATTACTATTAGACAAATGCAATGGTGAGGAGCCCTTACTAACAAATCCCAACCAGGAATGGGGCTATTTTGAATCTTTCATTAGCGAAAGTAAAATTGAGCTGCTTGACCTCTGCTCCAAAAATGAGCTTtctgtaaatctgttttctgaggAAGATGTGGATAATTACATGTTTGATGATGATGATTCGACCTTGGGAAGCGACGTCTGCTCCTTAAAGATCAGATATGAGTCTTTCCAGGACAACGTCCGGGAGAAGACCACAGCCCTACAAGAGGACGCCCAGTTCAACTTCTTCCCCAGCGTCTTTGGCAACTGCACCAAAAGGGACAGCAGGAGCACCCTGAAAAGGGGGCCCGGTGGTGCCACCGACCCTTCTCAATTCAAGTCTGAGGAAGGCATCatctggggggaggaggaggaggatggcgAGGAAGAGGAtggcgaggaggaggagaaagctgCCTTAAATAAATCTTGCAACAGCACGGAAGTGGTGCAGTATGTGGGCTCCAAAAGGAGCCACTTCTTGGACTCTGTGAATTCCACAGAGGACTCTGGGGAGTTCAGCGACGACAGCACGTGCACGGAGTCTTCCTTCGATGTGCTGCGGGATATAAAGGACTGCAGCCGGTACCTGTCCCGGGACCACTCCAGCTCCTTCATCCAGCAGAACTACGGGCTGCGGGCGAAGAGGAAAGTGCGATACAGCGACGACTACCTGTACGATGTGGACTCCATCGAGAATGAGAAGATCCTGGATAAGAAGGAGTGGCTCCCGGACGGGCCCAAGGAGGAGGATGATGACGAGTGGTGCCCCAAGAAACGTCGAAAAGTCTCTCGCAAGGAGCCCCCCGTTATCATCAAGTACATCATCATTAACAGGTTTAAAGGGGAGAAGCATATGCTGGTGAAGCTCAGCAAAGTGGATGCCAACGAGACAACTGTTACCCTGAACGAGGAGCTGCTCAGCAAATACGAAAAGCTGGCCCCATTGAAGGGCTTCTGGCAAGAGAGGCAGCAGAGCCGGCTGGATTTGCTCAGATCGTCTCTCTACCACAAGCAGAATTTCTATCTTAACGGCTCAGATGCTTCATTCCTCCCTCACCCACGGAAGCGAAAATGCAAGCTAGCAAACAGGCACAGGATTCAAAGAATTAAAGCCATTGAACAGTCAGTGAACAAGCTGGGCTCTTGCTCCTCTGATCACAAGCAGCCTTGCAGCAGCAAGGAGGATGCAGGCCTGAAAGGGCTGCAGGCATTAGCCATCGCCACCCCCAGCTGTGCGAACGGATTACATGTAAATGACATCACAGGCATTGCTGCCGTGAAATGCAAATCACAGGAACGGGAATACAAGGGGACGGAGAGGAAAGTGCTCCGCAGGATCAAATTCAAAAGTGAAGCCAGgttgaaatgcaagaaaatcaAAGCTGCTACCAACATGACGGAGGGCTGCCCGGCTCTGGAAAACCAGGACTCTGCAGCACGGCTGAAGGACGAAAATGTTCCATGTGCTTCAGACAGCTCCCATCTCCCGGAGTGCCATGAGGATAAGATTGctaaaaattctgctttcctaCCATCCACCTCCTCTTCAGACAAGCCTCTGCCATCTGCTAATATCACCACCAATGTACCCCTGATCCCTGGAGGCTATCTGCAGACGCTGTTAGATGCTTCGGATTTGTCAAGCAGCACCGGCATCTCGTACTTCACCCAGCAcccctctgagcagcagcacccactcCCCAGCATCGTCCCAGCAGACAAGCCGTTCGCCGGCCTGCAGCCATCGCAGAGCTGCGTGCTGTCCCCGCCGTCCGAGTCTGAGCTGCAGCAGTCCCCCGGCCACCTGGagatggagcagagcagcttcGGCAGCATGTGGCCGGCGAGCAAAGCTGCCGGCAGCAATCGGCAGGAATTCGCCGGAGAGCTGCGGGAGGCCGCGGCGCTGTCGGGAGAGTTCAGCAGTGCTGCGGGCACTGATGGCCTCCCGGCCTCCAGCTACCCTCCAGTCAAtctgaacagcagcaaattGCTCTACCAAAAAAATTATGTGCCGGATAGCCAACAAGTGCAGTCTGATGATTCTTATCAGTCGTGTCATTTTAATAATGGAGAGGGGCGCTTTCATTTCCAGCGAGGTACACTAAGTACAGATGATGGCAGACTCATTAGTTTTGATTCAGTGGGTTCATTGTCAGTTAGTTCTAGCAATTATAGTTCTTTAAGTTTAAAGTCTTGCGAAAAGGACGGCGAGGATGATATTAATGACGATTTCTTGGCCCACTGCAGTCCCAAGCTAGTGATCCAGCAAAGCATAGATGAAATCACCCCTTTGAAGGAGTCCACGGACCTTTTAGACATTTCCAACTTCACACCCGATAAGTTCCGCCAGTCGTCGCTTTCGGAGATGTCCCCTCCGGACACTCCCAACCTTTCCCCACAGATAGCCGGCTCCGACACCAAACCCCTGGGCACCCTGAAGGGCTTCCCGGAGAGCACCCAGGCCGCTCTGAGCAGCTCCGAGAAGGTCAAGTGGAACTGCGGGGTCCTGCAGACCGAAGATCAGGCGGATAATGGGTTTACTTTAAATAATCACCAGTTTCAGTTCCATATGTTCAATGATGAAGATTCTGTCAGCCTTCTTGAAAAAAGTCCGTGCTTGTCAACATTTAATGAGCCATCTGGTCAAATTAGCACCAATAGCAAAGTGTCAAAATCTAAGAGGAAAAGTTCATCCAGCAAGAATGTGGGTACAAACCAAAGTTCTTCCCAGAAAACCACCAGGAAAAAATCTCCCAAAACCAACAAAGGCACCGAGAAGCCCCAAGGGAAGAACTCCAGGCAGGCACCCAGATCCACCAGGAAGGGGAAGAACGGAGCGGGCCTCAACGGCGAGAAGGCCCAAGCAGGCGGCAGCAGAGCCATCAACCAGCTTGCTGGCCCGGCCTTGGCAGCCAAGGGGCTTGCTGAGGGCATTCAGCATTGTGGCCCAGCCACCGGGAAGCTGGGCAAGCACAACGGCCTGGCTGGAGAGTGGGCTCTGGGGAAGGACAGCAGTGCGGGCTGGTCAGAAACGGGCCTGGGGAACACCACCGGCCTGCTGGATGACGACCAGAGGGAGTTCGAGGAGCCCTCCAACATCCTGTCCAACATCGCCTCGGGGATGGCAGATGTCCAGAGGTTCATGATGGCCTCCATCGAGCCCTTGTGGGGGCCCGTAGGCCACAACAGCGTGCCAGACATATTCCGGTCACCCGAGTCGAACAGCCTGAAACTGAAAACCCTTAAAATTCTGGCAGGGACGCCCCAGGAGTCAAAGAAGAAGGCAAACGGCGGCTCGCCGGGAACGGCGAAGAACCACAAGTCGAACAACAAGGGCTCAAGCAAAAACGGCAAAGCTGCTGCCTGCGACCCTGGTCGCCCCAACTGTTCAACTGGGTACAATACAGACATTCACTCTCCCTTTTTTGATAAAAACTATAGTAACCTGAGCACTTTAGGCAATAACGGACCTACCCATAAAAAACTGTACCGTCATAAATCGAGTTCTAAATCACTGAGGGATgagaactgtaaaataaagcGAACAGACCGCGAACAGACCCATAAGGACCCACCTGTGACAGCTTCTTTTGAGAAACTGAG GGAATCAGACTCCATTCTTCTTAAagcagaaacaacatttttggtTTTTCCTGTATTTGAAGAAGAGACTCCCTTTTCTAGAAAAAAGACGtttgatgtttgtttcttttttccgtttgtttttttcgtttgtttctttcaaaatatgccTTGTGGTATGTTGAAATGTAAGTGCTGA